A window of Dromiciops gliroides isolate mDroGli1 chromosome X, mDroGli1.pri, whole genome shotgun sequence contains these coding sequences:
- the LOC122733334 gene encoding U1 small nuclear ribonucleoprotein C, producing MPKFYCDYCDTYLTHDSPSVRKTHCSGRKHKENVRDYYQKWMEEQAQSLIDKTTTAFQQGRIPPNLFSAPPLGGPMIPPPHPSMMGPPPPGMMPVGPPPGMRMPMGGHMPMMPGPPMMRPLPHPMMVPTRPAMPRPDR from the coding sequence ATGCCCAAGTTTTACTGTGATTACTGCGATACATACCTCACCCATGATTCTCCATCTGTGAGGAAGACACACTGCAGTGGCAGGAAGCACAAAGAGAATGTGAGAGACTATTATCAAAAATGGATGGAAGAGCAGGCCCAGAGCCTGATTGATAAAACAACCACTGCATTTCAGCAAGGAAGAATTCCTCCCAACCTGTTCTCAGCTCCTCCACTAGGAGGGCCTATGATCCCACCTCCTCACCCTAGCATGATGGGGCCTCCCCCTCCTGGTATGATGCCTGTAGGACCACCTCCTGGCATGAGGATGCCCATGGGAGGCCACATGCCTATGATGCCTGGCCCTCCAATGATGAGGCCCCTTCCTCATCCCATGATGGTGCCCACTCGCCCAGCAATGCCTAGACCAGACAGATAA